In Streptomyces sp. Li-HN-5-11, the sequence GGAGAGCTTGACGGGCTTGTCGGCCGGGGGTTTCGGGGTCGCGGGCAGCGGCTTCAGACCCCACTTGTGCCAGGCGGCGGCGGTGACGCCGAGCGGGGCGCCGACCGCCTTGCCGCCGGAAGGGACGCGCAAGGGCGTGGGCGAGGCGGAGCCCTTACGGCCGCCGCTCCCACTCCCGTTTCCGCTCCCGCCGCAGCCGCCGGCCGCCAGTGCCACGGCGGCCACCCCCACCACCGCCCCGTAGAGCCTCTTGCTCCTGTTGTTCCGCATCACCGCGCGGTCTCCCCTGTTCCTGTGTGTCTGCTGTTCGGTGCTTGGTCACCGCGAACGGTACGTGGCCGCGGTGGAAGGGCTCTCAGCGGATACCGTGTGCGGCATGGAGATCTGGATCAATCCGGCCTGCTCGAAGTGCCGCAGCGCCATCAGTCTGCTCGACGCCGAGGGCGCCGAGTACACCGTCCGCCGTTACCTGGAGGACGTGCCCGCCGAGGACGAGATCCGCGCGGTCCTCGACCGGCTCGGGCTCGAACCGTGGGACATCACGCGCACGCAGGAGGTGGACGCGAAGGAACTCGGGCTGAAGGAGTGGCCGCGGGACGCCGGGGCACGGGACCGGTGGATCAGGGCGCTGGCCGAGCATCCGAAGCTGATCCAGCGGCCGATCATCACGGCCGACGACGGCACGGCGGTGGTGGGCCGAAGCGAGGAGGCGGTCCGGGAGGCGCTGTCGCGAAAGTGAGCTTCCCCAGCGCGCCTGTGACGCAGGTTACGTCAACTGACCCACCCGACCACTGAGCAACCTCGTTCGGTATCTCGTACATAGCGGCGTACGCTCCCCTACCTCTTCAGGAGGCGCGCATGTCGCGTAGGAGAAAGCTCAGTACGAAGAAGAAGGTCGCGCTGCTGGTCAGCGCCGCTGCGGTGGCGGGAGGCGGGGCCTTCGCCATGGCGGCCACGTCGAACGCCGCGCAGCCGCCCGCTCCGCGGACCCTGTCCGCCGGGGACTCGACGGTCTGTCAGGGGCTGGCCACGGCCCACGGCAACAACGACAAGTTCATCGCGGACCAGAAGGCGCACCCGGACGCGCAGTCGGCGGCCAGGATCGCCAACCGCGAGGCGGTCGTCAAGCAGATCGAGGTCCAGCAGAAGGCTGCCGGATGCACCGTTGGGGAGTCGGCTCAGGGCTCCCAGGCGGCGCAGGACGGCACCGCGGGCCGGCAGGCGCAGAACGGCACCGCGGGCCGGCAGGCCGCCGGCGCCCAGCAGAGCGCGAGCGCTCAGCCCTCGCAGACCGGTGCCGCCGCGGGAAACGCGGGTGCCGGGGCCGCGGCCTCCGGGCAGCAGGTGTGCAAGGGCTCGACCGTCACCCTCTCCGGCGAGGGCGGTGCCCCGGCCGCGTCCAGCAACCAGTTCCCGGCGGGTACGACGCTGAAGGTCACCAACCTGGACAACAACAAGTCCACGACGGTGAAGGTCACGTCGGTCTCCGGTAGCTGCGTCCTGCTGAACAACGCGGCCTTCGAACAGGTCCGGGAGTCCGGGAAGTTCCTGATCCGGCACGCGCTCATCGAGAAGGTGGGGTGAGGCTCAGGCCGACAGGAAGGCGGTGAGGCGGCGGCCCAGCCCACCGGGTGCTGCCTGCCGCAGCGCGATGGGGGTCCCCCTGCTCGAGCGAAGTCGAGAGCTTGGGGGAGCGAGACGTCCCGCAGGACGTCGGTCTCCACGCGCGGCAGCACCTCGGCCGCCCTGGCCGCCACCCTGCGGGTGTCGTGCGTCCTGCTGCTCCCGGCCAGGAGCAGCAGGACCGGCACGTCCAGGCCCCGCAGGGCGTCGCGCGCCGGGCGAGGAGCGGTCACCGGCTTCGCGGAGGGGAAGCCGGCGGCCGCCTCCTGGAGCCGGAGCCAGTCGGGGTCCAGGGCCGCCGCCCTGGTCTCCCACTCCAGGAAGGCCCGCACGCGGCGGGGCGAGGGCCGCAGCAGCATGGGCAGCGCGCGCGGCAGGTACGCCGTCTCGTGTCCGGCGAAGCACCGGGTCGGATCCAGGAGGAACAGACGGCGTACCCGGCCGGGTGCGCACAGCGCGCGGTTCGCGGCGCGCAACGGCATGCACCCGACCGACGTGCGCGCCCTGATCGTCCTCATGGACGCCCGCCGGGCCGGCGAGGAGACCACCGCCGGGCGGCTCGGGGCCGCGCTCGGGCTGAACTCGGCCGGGACGACCGCGCTGGTCGACCGGCTGGAGCGGGCCGGCCATGTACGGCGGGTGCGGGGAGCGGGCGACCGGCGCAGGGTGGTGATCGAGGTGGAGGAGCGTGCGGTCGAGCTCGGCTGGTCCTTCTTCGGACCGCTGACCGACCGGGCGACCGGGCTCCTGCAGGGCTACGACGAGCGGGAGTTGGCCGCGATCCGGGGCTTCCTGGCCGGGGTGCGGGAGGCGGCGGCCGACGGCTGAGCCCCGCTGCCCGAATCGCCTGTCCCCGGCCGCCCTCACAGCGTGAACCAGGACACAGTGCCGCCAGGTAACACGGGGTTCACATGCGGGCAATGGCCGGGAAATCGCCTGTTGACAGGCTGCGGGGCATCCGCCGCGTGCGCCCCAGTGCCGCAGCGCCGCGGCATCCCCAGCACCCACAGCACCCGCAAGTGCGCCCCGTGACACCCGAAGGATGTGGCCCGTGACCTTCAAGGCTGAGTACATCTGGATCGACGGCACCGAGCCGACGGCCAAGCTGCGCTCCAAGACGAAGATCCTCAGCGACGACGCCAAGGGTGCCGAGCTGCCGATCTGGGGCTTCGACGGGTCCTCCACCAACCAGGCCGAGGGGCACTCCTCGGACTGTGTGCTCAAGCCGGTCTTCTCCTGCCCGGACCCGATCCGCGGCGGTGACGACATCCTCGTCCTGTGCGAGGTCCTGAACATCGACCTCACCCCGCACCCGTCGAACACGCGGGCCGCGCTGACCGACGTCGCCGAGCGGTTCGCCGCCCAGGAGCCGATCTTCGGCATCGAGCAGGAGTACACCTTCTTCGACGGCTCCCGCCCGCTGGGCTTCCCCGAGGGCGGATTCCCGGCCCCGCAGGGCGGCTACTACTGCGGTGTCGGCGCCGACGAGATCTTCGGCCGTGAGATCGTCGAGGCCCACCTGGACAACTGCCTGAAGGCGGGTCTGGGCATCTCCGGCATCAACGCCGAGGTCATGCCGGGCCAGTGGGAGTTCCAGGTCGGCCCCCTGTCCCCGCTGGAGGTCGCCGACCAGCTGTGGGTGGCCCGCTGGCTGCTCTACCGGACCGCCGAGGACTTCGGCATCTCCGCCACCCTCGACCCCAAGCCGGTCAAGGGTGACTGGAACGGCGCCGGCGCGCACACCAACTTCTCCACCAAGGCGATGCGCGAGGGCTACGACGCGATCATCACCGCGTGCGAGGCGCTCGGCGAGGGCTCCAAGCCGCTGGACCACGTCAAGAACTACGGCGCCGGCATCGACGACCGCCTCACCGGCCTGCACGAGACCGCCCCGTGGAACGAGTACAGCTACGGCGTCTCCAACCGCGGCGCCTCGGTGCGCATCCCGTGGCAGGTCGAGAAGGACGGCAAGGGCTACATCGAGGACCGCCGTCCCAACGCCAACGTCGACCCGTACGTCGTGACGCGCCTGATCGTCGACACCTGCTGCACCGCGCTGGAGAAGGCCGGCCAGGCCTGATCCACCCGCTTGCCCGAGGGGCGTCCACCGCTGCGGTGGACGCCCCTCGGCGTCTTCGGCGTCTTCGGCGTCTTCGGTGATCGCGTTGTCAGTGGCGCGTGCCATCGTGGGGGCATGGAGATCGACGAGGGCTTCGACGGCTGTCTCGCCATCAAGGCAGGGACGGAGCACGGGGAGACGTACACGCGGTTGCCCGCGGCCCGGCTGCGGGAGCTGGTGCGGCGGATCGGGGGCGCCGGCGACCGGTTCCTGGTCCTGCGGCGGATACCCGACCTGCCGGACGTCTTCGCCCAGGTGTGGCACGAGGAGGGCGGCGACTACCGGCTGGAGCACCGGCTCGGCGAGGACGGGCGCTTCGGTACGGACCTGACGGACCCGGACCGGGTGGCGGAGTTCCTGACGGCCTCGGCGCGGCACGAGGACGGCTGGGACGCGGGCGTGGCATGGGCGCCGGTCGACCTCGGCCCGCGCGAGGAAGTGCCCGAACTGCCGGACGACGTCCGCGAGACGCTTGAGGAGCAGGTGCGCCTCTGGCTGCGCTGCGGGTACGGCACCCGTGCGCAACTCGCCGAGGACGCCGAGGAGTACCTCGTCGACGGGGACGTACGGCCCGTGTCACGCGCGCAGGCCGCACGGCTGGTGGACCGGCTCTGGTCCGAGCGGGTGGCCGAGCAGGAGACGTGGGAGGGGCCCACCGACGCCGACCGGCTCACGCTCGCCTTCCGCGCGCTGGACGCCGCCGGCATCACCGCACGTGAGCACTTCGCCTGCTGCCGCGGCTGCGGCCTGTCCGAGATCGGCGCCGAGCGCGAGCACGCACGCGGCTTTGTCTTCTTCCACCGCCAGTGCACCGAGAGCGCGGCCGCAGGGCACGGCCTCACGCTCTACTACGGCGGCTTCGACGGCTCCGCGCTGACCACGGCCGCCGTCGGTCACGAGGTCGTCGCCGCGCTCGGCGCGGCCGGGCTGTCCGCAGTGTGGGACGGCAATCCGGAAAGGGCGGTCGAGCTCAGGCCGCTGACCTGGCGCAGACGCCTGGTGGGATGACCCGGAGAGCGTCGACTTCAGGCCAGGGAGGCGTCCAACCAGTGAGAGAAGGGTCCTGTCCGGAGGCGGTGTCTGCTTCAATGGGCCCATGGTCGGCTACCAGAAGTACACCGCGACGGGTCGCCATGACCTCGAGCCCTTCTGGCCCTCCCGTCAGCACCACGACTTCGACCGGGTGTGTTGCCGCGCGGTGAACGCGCGGGCCCTCTGAAGCCGTACACCCCGGCCTTCGGCCAGCGCGAAACGACCGTACGTCCCTCGGCGCGCCCGACCACGACCTCGCGGCCGTCGATCCTCCCGACGAACCTCATCGCGCGAAAGAGCTGACCTCTCATGGCGACCTCCCGTTCTTTCTCCACCGCCGCCCTCACCTCGCCCTCCCCCACGGCTCCCGCCGCCTCCCGGCACGGGCTGCGCGCCGTCGACCGGGACGAGGTGGCCGGTGTCGCGGACTTCCTGCCGCCGGGCGCCACCTGGCTGCCGGCCCCGCAGCACGCGCTGCCCAGCCTGCCGGGCCGCCCGCCCATGGTCGGCTACCTGGTGCTCGTCCCGGCCGACCAGCAGCCGCCGTTCCTGCCGGTGGCGGTGCCGGACCATGCGGAGGCCGGGCACGCCGGCGACACCGCCGAGGGCCGCGATCCGCTCGTCCGCATCGACACCGCGCAACGCACCGCCAAGGTGGGCGGGCGTGAACTCGACCTGACCTACCTGGAGTTCGAGCTGCTCGCGCACCTCGTCGCGCACCCGAACCGGGTGCACACCCGCGACCAGCTGGTCACCACGGTCTGGGGCTACGGCCACGTGGGCGACGGCCGCACCGTCGACGTCCACATCGCCCG encodes:
- a CDS encoding arsenate reductase family protein — translated: MEIWINPACSKCRSAISLLDAEGAEYTVRRYLEDVPAEDEIRAVLDRLGLEPWDITRTQEVDAKELGLKEWPRDAGARDRWIRALAEHPKLIQRPIITADDGTAVVGRSEEAVREALSRK
- the glnII gene encoding glutamine synthetase, which codes for MTFKAEYIWIDGTEPTAKLRSKTKILSDDAKGAELPIWGFDGSSTNQAEGHSSDCVLKPVFSCPDPIRGGDDILVLCEVLNIDLTPHPSNTRAALTDVAERFAAQEPIFGIEQEYTFFDGSRPLGFPEGGFPAPQGGYYCGVGADEIFGREIVEAHLDNCLKAGLGISGINAEVMPGQWEFQVGPLSPLEVADQLWVARWLLYRTAEDFGISATLDPKPVKGDWNGAGAHTNFSTKAMREGYDAIITACEALGEGSKPLDHVKNYGAGIDDRLTGLHETAPWNEYSYGVSNRGASVRIPWQVEKDGKGYIEDRRPNANVDPYVVTRLIVDTCCTALEKAGQA
- a CDS encoding DUF6891 domain-containing protein, which translates into the protein MEIDEGFDGCLAIKAGTEHGETYTRLPAARLRELVRRIGGAGDRFLVLRRIPDLPDVFAQVWHEEGGDYRLEHRLGEDGRFGTDLTDPDRVAEFLTASARHEDGWDAGVAWAPVDLGPREEVPELPDDVRETLEEQVRLWLRCGYGTRAQLAEDAEEYLVDGDVRPVSRAQAARLVDRLWSERVAEQETWEGPTDADRLTLAFRALDAAGITAREHFACCRGCGLSEIGAEREHARGFVFFHRQCTESAAAGHGLTLYYGGFDGSALTTAAVGHEVVAALGAAGLSAVWDGNPERAVELRPLTWRRRLVG
- a CDS encoding winged helix-turn-helix domain-containing protein, which gives rise to MATSRSFSTAALTSPSPTAPAASRHGLRAVDRDEVAGVADFLPPGATWLPAPQHALPSLPGRPPMVGYLVLVPADQQPPFLPVAVPDHAEAGHAGDTAEGRDPLVRIDTAQRTAKVGGRELDLTYLEFELLAHLVAHPNRVHTRDQLVTTVWGYGHVGDGRTVDVHIARLRRKLGAQYRTSIRTVRRVGYKYAPPTGT